In Phyllobacterium zundukense, one DNA window encodes the following:
- a CDS encoding DUF1254 domain-containing protein, whose protein sequence is MQKSTLVLTLAISAVSAYAIAADTVPVTVENFIRAESDLYFSAVAVKEKGLGRLEHHRELSPIHDQNVIRLNRDTLYSAGVFDLDAGPVKITLPDAGKRFMSIQLLSEDQYTPPAIYGTDTHTITKENIGTRYVLVGVRTLVNPADPADVKQVHALQDAIKVEQPGGPGKFEIPNWDPVSQKKVREALLVLATTVTDTSKAFGTKEQVDPVQRLVGAASAWGANPPKDATYLNFVPEKNDGKSIYKLSVKDVPVDGFWSVSVYNAKGYYEKNKYDAYTLNNLTAKPGEDGSYAIQFGGCNGKIVNCLPTTPGWNYMVRLYRPHEEVTNGTWKFPEAEISK, encoded by the coding sequence ATGCAAAAGAGCACCCTCGTTCTTACCCTCGCAATTTCCGCAGTTTCGGCATATGCGATTGCGGCCGATACCGTGCCGGTAACAGTGGAAAATTTTATCCGCGCGGAAAGCGACCTTTATTTCAGCGCAGTTGCCGTCAAGGAGAAAGGTCTCGGCAGGCTTGAGCATCATAGAGAACTATCTCCAATCCACGATCAAAATGTCATTCGCTTAAATCGCGATACGCTGTACTCAGCGGGGGTTTTTGATCTTGATGCCGGCCCAGTCAAGATCACCCTGCCCGACGCTGGCAAGCGCTTTATGTCGATACAGCTCCTCAGTGAGGACCAATATACGCCACCCGCAATCTACGGTACGGACACGCACACAATCACCAAGGAAAATATTGGTACTCGGTATGTGCTCGTGGGGGTGCGAACCCTTGTTAACCCGGCCGACCCGGCGGATGTCAAACAAGTGCATGCTTTACAGGATGCCATCAAAGTTGAGCAGCCTGGCGGTCCTGGAAAATTCGAAATACCGAATTGGGATCCCGTCAGTCAGAAGAAGGTACGAGAAGCTTTGCTCGTACTTGCCACCACAGTAACTGATACCAGCAAAGCTTTTGGCACCAAGGAACAGGTCGACCCGGTACAGCGCCTCGTCGGCGCCGCATCGGCATGGGGCGCAAACCCGCCCAAGGATGCCACCTATCTTAACTTTGTACCCGAGAAGAACGACGGAAAGTCAATTTATAAGCTCAGCGTCAAAGACGTGCCTGTCGATGGATTCTGGTCGGTCAGCGTCTACAATGCCAAGGGGTATTACGAGAAGAACAAATATGACGCGTACACACTCAACAACCTAACGGCAAAACCCGGCGAAGATGGTTCTTACGCTATTCAGTTCGGCGGCTGTAACGGCAAGATCGTCAACTGCCTGCCAACAACCCCCGGCTGGAACTATATGGTGCGTCTCTATCGGCCGCACGAAGAGGTCACCAATGGGACATGGAAGTTTCCTGAAGCGGAAATTTCCAAATAA
- a CDS encoding lytic transglycosylase F yields the protein MSYRPLVFRAFILGLTLISCLATGMAHAQERPLVTSHILDFDGMKQRRLVRILVPYSKTIYFIDQGRQYGTAVEFGTALETAFNTGIKKEIDRIHVAFVPTGRDRLMAALNEGLGDIVMANMTVTPERLEQVDFTIPICDKASEVLITGPSSEDVVLLGLDDLAGKEIAVRETSSYYEHLTKLNADFKSRGKDEIKLRIMDENLEDEDLLEMVNADVLHYTIVDKYKAMIWSTIFTDIKVHEDIAVATDGQIAWAIRKNSPQLMKELNAFIAAHRVGTAFGNILREKYFKSDRILQRAYSGDNVEKFKRLVEIFRKHGKTYSFDYLMLMAQGYQESKLDQSVRSPRGAVGIMQLLPATAKDKSVGIEGIDKDEDRNVEAGSKYMRYLMDTYIDEPGVNQKDRQLLAFAAYNAGPGNLNKFRQKATEMGLNPNVWFGNVENSAAAIVGRETVQYVSNIYKYYVAYSMLVERLAEHADAVNTGAKGG from the coding sequence ATGTCGTACAGGCCGTTGGTTTTTCGCGCTTTCATACTGGGGTTGACGTTGATTTCATGCCTGGCTACCGGCATGGCGCATGCGCAGGAAAGACCGCTTGTTACCTCGCACATTCTCGACTTCGATGGCATGAAACAGCGGCGGCTGGTCCGCATCCTCGTGCCGTACAGCAAGACGATCTATTTCATCGACCAGGGCAGGCAGTATGGCACGGCGGTCGAATTCGGGACTGCGCTGGAAACTGCCTTTAACACCGGCATAAAGAAGGAGATCGATCGCATCCACGTCGCTTTCGTCCCGACTGGCCGGGACCGGTTGATGGCGGCACTCAACGAAGGGCTCGGCGATATCGTCATGGCAAATATGACGGTGACACCAGAACGGCTCGAACAGGTGGATTTCACCATTCCCATTTGCGACAAGGCAAGCGAAGTCCTCATCACGGGGCCTTCATCGGAGGACGTAGTGCTCCTCGGTCTCGACGATCTCGCGGGCAAGGAAATCGCGGTGCGTGAGACGAGCAGCTACTACGAGCACCTGACCAAGCTCAACGCCGATTTCAAAAGCCGCGGAAAGGACGAAATCAAGCTTCGGATCATGGACGAGAATCTGGAGGACGAGGATCTCCTCGAAATGGTCAATGCCGATGTGTTGCACTACACCATCGTCGACAAATACAAGGCGATGATCTGGTCGACGATTTTCACCGATATCAAGGTCCACGAGGATATCGCTGTTGCCACGGACGGCCAGATTGCGTGGGCAATCCGCAAGAACAGTCCCCAGCTCATGAAAGAGCTGAACGCGTTCATCGCCGCTCATCGCGTCGGAACGGCATTCGGCAATATCCTGCGGGAGAAATATTTCAAGAGCGACAGGATTCTGCAGCGCGCCTACTCAGGCGACAATGTCGAAAAGTTCAAGCGGCTGGTCGAAATCTTCCGCAAGCATGGCAAGACCTATTCCTTCGATTATTTGATGCTGATGGCCCAGGGCTACCAGGAATCCAAACTCGACCAAAGCGTGCGCAGCCCGCGAGGGGCTGTTGGTATCATGCAGCTCCTGCCGGCGACGGCGAAAGACAAATCAGTAGGTATCGAGGGCATAGACAAGGACGAAGACCGTAATGTCGAAGCGGGATCCAAATATATGCGGTATCTAATGGACACCTATATCGACGAACCGGGTGTGAATCAAAAGGACCGCCAGCTGCTGGCATTTGCGGCATACAATGCCGGCCCGGGCAATCTGAACAAATTTCGGCAAAAGGCCACGGAGATGGGCCTCAATCCGAATGTGTGGTTCGGCAATGTCGAGAACTCAGCTGCGGCAATTGTCGGCCGGGAAACGGTTCAGTACGTCAGCAACATCTACAAATATTACGTCGCCTATTCGATGCTTGTTGAACGGCTGGCAGAACACGCCGATGCGGTCAATACCGGAGCAAAGGGCGGATAG
- a CDS encoding alpha/beta hydrolase, which translates to MKHHSSGAISSPGLQRFGIPALLLFALVLGGCAGHARGVMAPVLLTGATGGSKVDMLVVTSRVPSDDPATLFTGERSPRPYLNEITVSIPSGAKRKSGTVQWPKRLPPNPETEFAVTSVNQLNSVEEGRTWFRQHAGGGHALVFVHGFNNRYEDSVFRFAQIVHDSGAKVAPILFTWPSRASVFDYNYDKESTNYSRVAFEQTLRTLAKDPDVKDITVMAHSMGTWLAMESLRQMAIRDGKVASKIDNVILASPDIDVDVFARQFTEMGDKRPQFTIFVSQDDKALAASRFISGDVQRLGAINPAEEPYRTQLERAGITVIDLTKVKSGDRLNHGKFAESPEVVQLIGQRLVTGQTLTDSNVSLGQGITAVVAGTVNTVGKVAATTVAAPLTVLEQPKRVPKKTELGATLGSKTPSSELSY; encoded by the coding sequence ATGAAGCATCACTCTTCCGGAGCAATCTCGTCCCCCGGGCTTCAACGCTTCGGCATTCCCGCCCTCCTGCTGTTCGCCCTTGTGCTGGGTGGATGCGCCGGCCATGCCAGGGGTGTCATGGCACCCGTCCTCCTTACTGGCGCGACTGGAGGTTCGAAGGTTGACATGCTCGTTGTAACGAGCCGCGTGCCCTCGGACGATCCGGCTACCTTGTTCACCGGCGAACGCAGCCCTCGCCCATATTTGAACGAAATCACCGTTTCGATCCCATCCGGCGCCAAACGCAAATCAGGCACCGTCCAGTGGCCAAAGAGGTTGCCGCCCAATCCGGAGACCGAATTCGCCGTTACCAGCGTGAACCAGCTCAATTCCGTCGAAGAAGGCCGGACCTGGTTCCGGCAGCATGCCGGCGGCGGTCATGCATTGGTGTTCGTGCACGGTTTCAACAACCGCTACGAGGATTCGGTTTTCCGCTTTGCCCAGATCGTCCATGATTCTGGCGCGAAAGTCGCACCGATCCTTTTCACCTGGCCGTCGCGGGCGAGTGTTTTCGATTATAATTACGACAAGGAGAGCACCAATTATTCGCGGGTCGCCTTCGAGCAGACCTTGCGAACGCTGGCCAAGGACCCGGATGTCAAGGACATCACCGTCATGGCACATTCCATGGGCACATGGCTCGCGATGGAATCCTTGCGGCAGATGGCCATCCGCGACGGCAAGGTAGCGTCCAAGATAGACAACGTCATTCTCGCCTCGCCCGACATCGATGTTGACGTGTTCGCACGCCAGTTTACGGAAATGGGCGACAAACGCCCGCAATTTACGATCTTCGTCTCCCAGGATGACAAGGCGCTCGCCGCCTCCCGCTTCATTTCGGGCGACGTTCAGCGGCTTGGGGCGATCAATCCAGCCGAGGAACCCTATCGCACCCAACTTGAAAGGGCTGGCATCACTGTGATCGACCTGACCAAGGTCAAGAGCGGGGACAGGCTCAACCATGGCAAGTTCGCCGAAAGCCCGGAGGTCGTGCAGCTCATCGGCCAGCGCCTCGTAACGGGCCAGACCCTGACCGATTCCAATGTATCGCTGGGTCAGGGCATCACTGCCGTGGTCGCAGGAACGGTCAATACGGTCGGCAAGGTTGCAGCGACGACTGTGGCCGCGCCCTTGACAGTCCTCGAACAGCCGAAGCGGGTGCCAAAGAAAACCGAGCTCGGCGCAACCTTGGGAAGCAAGACCCCGTCAAGCGAACTGAGCTATTGA
- a CDS encoding response regulator: MTRILIADDHEIVRQGVKAILSKRERWEIVGEAADGRDAVEQARLTQPEIAILDYALPYINGVEAARQIRLNSPKTEVLIFTQHDNEALLRNILEAGVQGYLLKSDATQYLVQAVEALEYHQPFFTKTVSDILVSSYLAKAGGAQSVLTSRETAVVKLIAEGHSNKESAAILGLSEKTVESHRSAAMRKLDAKSTAALVRYAIRNRLIEA; encoded by the coding sequence ATGACACGAATTCTGATTGCGGATGACCACGAGATCGTCCGCCAAGGCGTCAAGGCGATCCTATCGAAACGGGAGCGCTGGGAAATTGTCGGCGAAGCTGCCGATGGACGTGACGCCGTCGAACAGGCGCGGCTGACTCAACCTGAAATCGCGATCCTCGACTATGCCTTGCCCTATATCAACGGCGTGGAAGCGGCCCGGCAAATTCGGCTCAACAGCCCCAAGACCGAAGTTCTGATCTTTACACAGCATGACAACGAGGCCTTGCTGCGCAACATCCTCGAGGCGGGTGTCCAGGGGTATCTGCTCAAGTCGGATGCAACGCAGTACCTCGTCCAGGCCGTCGAGGCATTGGAGTACCACCAGCCGTTCTTCACAAAGACGGTGTCGGACATACTGGTATCGTCATATCTCGCAAAAGCCGGTGGTGCACAGAGCGTTCTCACATCACGCGAGACTGCCGTCGTTAAACTGATCGCCGAGGGACACAGCAACAAGGAATCCGCGGCGATCCTTGGCCTCAGTGAAAAAACCGTCGAGAGCCACCGATCGGCTGCCATGCGCAAACTCGATGCCAAATCAACCGCCGCGCTCGTTCGGTATGCGATCCGAAACCGGCTCATCGAGGCATGA